CGTTGGTTAGCCGTCCTCCTTTGAATGTGTATCGTTTTCCTCCGGATCAGTAAGCGAGCGTCCCATGGTTACCCGGAACTCGTCGTACCCCTCGCGACGGTAGAACCGACGGGCCGACTCGTTGTCGGCCATCACTTCGAGGAGCATCACGTCGACGCCCCGGCGGGCGAGGGACTCTTCGGCGGCCTCGAGCAGCGCGGTTCCGATCCCGCGATCGCGATAGTCGGGTTTCACGTAGATATTCGAGAGTAGGCCGCGGTCGGTGTCGAGCTCGAGCGAGCCGTGTTCGACGGTTACGGAGGCGAAGCCGACGATCGTCTCGCCTGCTCGGGCGACGAGCAGGCCGTCGTTGACCTGATACGCCGCGAGCGTTTCGCGCATGGTCTCCCGGTTCGCATCGGCGCGAACGGCCGCATCGTACTGGCGCTGGTCCCGCGCGAGGCGAACCCAGAGTTCGGCGAGTCGATCGAGGTCGTCCCGAGCGGCCGGTTCAATCGTCGGCTGCGGGTCGTTGGGGTGCATTCTCGAGTGCGGTCACGGCGGGAAGCGATTCGGCGGTGAGCATCCGCAGCGCGGCCCCGCCGCCGGTACTAACGTGGGAAAAGCCGTCGACGCCGAGCCTGCGCAGGGCGGCGGCCGTGTCGCCGCCGCCGACGATACTCGTCGGAATGTCGGTCGCGGCCTCGTAGAGTCGTCGGGTCCCCGTCTGAAACCGATCGTCCTCGAAGACCCCGGCGGGACCGTTGAGGATGACCGTCTCTGCGTCCGCGAGGATCCGTCGGTAGTAGTCCAGCGTGGACTCGCCGATGTCCATCGCCGCCTCGCCGTCACCGGGTGGCAAGGCGTTGACGCCGAGTTCGTGACGGTCCTCGCCGCGGTCGACGGCGACGTCCCGGGGGAGCGCGATCCGGTCACCGTAGGCGTCGAGCAGGTCGGCGGCGCGGTCGATCTCGTCCCAGTAGCCCTGATCGTAGATGAAATCCGAGCTCGCATCGCCGAGATCGACGCCGTCCGCGACGAGGAAGACGTTACCGACGACGCCCGCGGTGAGGATGTCGTCGGCCAGTCCCTTCTCGAGAACGGACCAGGCGACGTCGATCGAATCCGACACTTTCGCGCCGCCGAGGACGTAGACACGGGGTTCGTCGGTCTCCTCGATCGATCCCAGCACGTCGAGTTCGGTTTCCATCACGCGACCGGCGTAGCCGGGAAGGACGGTCGGGAGACCGACGAGCGACGGCTGCGAGCGGTGGGCCGCGGCGAAGGCGTCGTTGACGTAGGCGTCGAGAACCGGCTCGAGCCCCTCGACGAGGTGGGTGCAGGCGGCCCGCTCCGGGTCGAACTCCATGTACTCCTCGCTGTAGAAGCGCGTGTTCTCGAGGACGACGCAGTCGCCGTTCGTGAGGCCCCTGACGGCCTCCCGGGCGGCTTCGGTGAAGGTCGCGTCGACGTAATCGACGGGCTGGCCGAGCAGTTCGGCGAGCCGATCGGCGTGGGACTCGAGGGAAACGAAATCGTCGCCGCCGGGGCGGCCCTGGTGGGCCAGGACGGCGACGCGGCCGCCGCGGTCGAGCAGTTCTGAGAGCGTATCGACGTGAGCGCGCAGTCGAGCGTCGTCCGCGAGCGTCCCGTCGTCGTCGATCGGACTATTGACGTCGACGCGGACACCGACGGTAGTCCCTTCGACGGTCAGGTCGTCGAGGGTCTCGATCATTATCGACCTGTCCACCGCGCCTCCCGAAAGGTCTTTCTATCGGAGAGATATGGACCGATGGTTGTTGACACGCTGCATGCCGTTTTTCGGCCTGTCAACTGGTCATACCGTCCGGCAGTCAGAACAGACCAATTGCCCGTTGGCGTCCCACAGCGCATCCGCGAGCGAGCCACAGGCTTCGCAAACGCCCTGGGTCGTGTACTCGTCACCGCCGTTGGGACGGACGCCGGTCTCGCCCTCGTCGTTCAGCGGAGCGGCCGCAGGGTCGGCGACCGCGCGATCGCGGTCGATCGGCGGTTCGCTCGAGCGAGCGGGCGTCATCGTCGCCTGGAACGAACCAGCAGCGGCGATGACGTCCCGCTGGGTGACCAGCCCGACGACCCCGGTCTCGTCTTCGACGACGACGTTGCGGATGTTCTGGCGAGCCATCGTGGTGGCGACGTCGGTAAGCGACCGGTCGGGACCCGCCGTGATAACCGGCGTCGTCATCACGTCGCCGACAGTCGTGTCG
This portion of the Natrinema salinisoli genome encodes:
- a CDS encoding GNAT family N-acetyltransferase, translating into MHPNDPQPTIEPAARDDLDRLAELWVRLARDQRQYDAAVRADANRETMRETLAAYQVNDGLLVARAGETIVGFASVTVEHGSLELDTDRGLLSNIYVKPDYRDRGIGTALLEAAEESLARRGVDVMLLEVMADNESARRFYRREGYDEFRVTMGRSLTDPEENDTHSKEDG
- a CDS encoding phosphoglycerate kinase, with the translated sequence MIETLDDLTVEGTTVGVRVDVNSPIDDDGTLADDARLRAHVDTLSELLDRGGRVAVLAHQGRPGGDDFVSLESHADRLAELLGQPVDYVDATFTEAAREAVRGLTNGDCVVLENTRFYSEEYMEFDPERAACTHLVEGLEPVLDAYVNDAFAAAHRSQPSLVGLPTVLPGYAGRVMETELDVLGSIEETDEPRVYVLGGAKVSDSIDVAWSVLEKGLADDILTAGVVGNVFLVADGVDLGDASSDFIYDQGYWDEIDRAADLLDAYGDRIALPRDVAVDRGEDRHELGVNALPPGDGEAAMDIGESTLDYYRRILADAETVILNGPAGVFEDDRFQTGTRRLYEAATDIPTSIVGGGDTAAALRRLGVDGFSHVSTGGGAALRMLTAESLPAVTALENAPQRPAADD
- a CDS encoding CBS domain-containing protein; this translates as MESELSVRDVLTTDYVGVSESDSVRGVVRLMREERTSCALVVRGAEPVGIVTEWDVLGLVADGHDPDDTTVGDVMTTPVITAGPDRSLTDVATTMARQNIRNVVVEDETGVVGLVTQRDVIAAAGSFQATMTPARSSEPPIDRDRAVADPAAAPLNDEGETGVRPNGGDEYTTQGVCEACGSLADALWDANGQLVCSDCRTV